A genomic segment from bacterium encodes:
- the gatA gene encoding Asp-tRNA(Asn)/Glu-tRNA(Gln) amidotransferase subunit GatA, with product MNLRDLTIEKAHELLTNGKISAVELTSHYLKEIDSKNKELNAFLSVHAEKALASAKEADVRIKNGEASYLTGIPIAVKDNILVKNEICTAGSKILENYKASYNATVIERLNRENAIILGKTNLDEFAMGSSTENSAYGVTKNPNDTLFVAGGSSGGSAVAVAADLCLGSLGTDTGGSIRQPASFCGVVGLKPTYGTVSRFGAVALGSSLDQIGPMAKTVKDVALIYETISGHDPLDSTTVPNNTRPQDRINEINIADLRIGIPKEYFEAKGLNHEVKDIVMKAVKWFESQGATIKEISLPNTEYSLPAYYIIQPAECSANLARYDGMRYGMRAEAKDLIDTYFKTRGQFLGAETQRRIMVGTYTLSSGYYDAYYSQAQKVRTLIKQDFINVFEDVDVIMTPTSPTTAFKIGEKTADPLEMYAADIFTVTANLAGVCGLSLNCGKINNLPVGLQILGPWFGENLLFKVGEYYELGH from the coding sequence ATGAATCTAAGAGACTTAACAATCGAAAAAGCTCACGAACTTTTAACAAACGGCAAAATATCTGCGGTAGAATTAACTTCGCACTATTTAAAAGAAATTGATTCTAAAAATAAAGAACTAAATGCTTTTCTTTCGGTTCATGCCGAAAAGGCTTTGGCTAGTGCTAAAGAAGCCGATGTTAGAATCAAAAACGGTGAGGCTAGTTATTTAACGGGAATTCCAATCGCGGTCAAAGACAATATCTTAGTCAAAAATGAAATCTGCACGGCTGGTTCTAAAATTTTAGAAAATTATAAAGCTTCTTATAACGCTACTGTTATAGAGAGATTAAACCGCGAAAACGCCATAATCTTAGGCAAAACGAATTTAGACGAATTTGCCATGGGTTCTTCCACAGAAAATTCGGCTTATGGTGTAACTAAAAACCCTAACGATACTTTGTTTGTAGCTGGAGGTTCTTCTGGTGGTTCGGCTGTAGCTGTAGCGGCAGATTTATGCTTAGGGTCACTCGGCACAGATACAGGTGGCTCAATACGCCAGCCCGCCAGTTTTTGTGGTGTAGTTGGTTTAAAACCAACTTACGGCACAGTTTCACGTTTTGGTGCTGTCGCACTCGGGTCATCGTTAGATCAAATCGGTCCAATGGCCAAAACCGTAAAAGATGTGGCTTTAATTTACGAAACAATTTCTGGACACGATCCTTTGGATTCAACCACTGTGCCAAATAATACACGCCCGCAAGATAGAATAAACGAAATTAATATTGCCGATTTAAGAATTGGAATTCCCAAAGAATATTTTGAAGCCAAGGGTTTAAATCATGAGGTCAAAGATATAGTTATGAAAGCGGTTAAATGGTTTGAATCGCAAGGTGCCACCATAAAAGAAATTAGTTTGCCCAATACAGAATATTCTTTACCGGCCTATTATATTATTCAACCAGCCGAATGTTCGGCTAATTTGGCTCGTTACGATGGTATGCGTTACGGCATGCGTGCTGAAGCTAAAGATTTAATAGATACTTATTTTAAAACAAGAGGGCAGTTTTTGGGTGCCGAAACACAGCGTCGCATTATGGTAGGAACTTATACGTTATCCTCTGGTTACTACGATGCCTATTATTCGCAAGCTCAAAAGGTTCGCACTTTAATCAAACAAGATTTTATAAATGTTTTTGAAGATGTAGATGTAATTATGACTCCGACCTCGCCTACCACAGCATTTAAAATAGGAGAAAAAACTGCTGATCCATTGGAAATGTATGCCGCCGATATTTTTACGGTTACGGCCAACTTGGCTGGGGTCTGTGGGCTTTCTCTAAATTGCGGTAAAATTAATAATCTACCAGTGGGCTTACAAATATTAGGCCCATGGTTTGGCGAGAATTTATTATTCAAAGTAGGCGAGTATTATGAATTAGGACATTAG
- the gatC gene encoding Asp-tRNA(Asn)/Glu-tRNA(Gln) amidotransferase subunit GatC, whose translation MISKKEVKKIAQLARIEVTEDQIEKYQAEMSAILDFVGQLSKADTKGVGPIRQITGLESIFKKDEDRHLLAQSDNKLVQEAPEHRDGYVVVPEVLKGK comes from the coding sequence ATGATCTCCAAAAAAGAAGTTAAAAAAATTGCGCAGTTGGCGCGGATAGAGGTTACCGAAGATCAAATAGAAAAATACCAAGCCGAGATGTCGGCTATTTTGGATTTTGTTGGCCAGCTTTCAAAAGCCGATACTAAAGGTGTAGGACCCATAAGGCAGATAACTGGTTTAGAAAGTATTTTTAAAAAAGACGAAGATAGACACCTTTTAGCTCAATCAGATAATAAATTGGTACAAGAAGCTCCCGAACACAGAGATGGATATGTCGTAGTGCCCGAAGTTTTAAAAGGAAAATGA
- a CDS encoding helix-turn-helix transcriptional regulator — MNKKDKISKATDFNVYLKRQLKNKEIKKHYHSYGKQLEIAYQILQLRRKNRISQEQFAKRIGTTQSNIARMESGSQNFTIEMLDKVAETFNKKLQILIK; from the coding sequence ATGAATAAAAAAGACAAGATATCAAAAGCTACTGATTTTAATGTTTATCTAAAGAGGCAATTAAAGAATAAGGAAATAAAGAAACATTACCATTCTTATGGTAAACAACTTGAAATTGCTTACCAGATTTTACAATTACGCAGAAAGAACCGTATTTCTCAAGAACAATTTGCCAAAAGAATCGGTACTACTCAAAGCAATATTGCCAGAATGGAAAGCGGAAGCCAAAACTTTACTATAGAAATGTTAGATAAAGTGGCCGAGACTTTCAATAAGAAGTTACAGATTTTGATTAAATAA
- a CDS encoding type II toxin-antitoxin system RelE/ParE family toxin has protein sequence MSEYKVKFYRDSLNGREPVLEYISKLDIKNKAKVFKYIEFLREHEGYLDEPYSKHVTGKIRELRVDFARNRHRIFYFTFVGKKIILLHAFLKKTNKAPLSEIKRAVENYKDVISNPNLYE, from the coding sequence ATGTCCGAATATAAGGTTAAATTTTATCGAGATAGTTTGAACGGCAGAGAACCTGTTTTAGAGTATATTTCTAAATTAGATATTAAGAATAAAGCCAAGGTTTTTAAATACATTGAATTTTTAAGAGAGCACGAAGGATATTTAGACGAACCTTACTCTAAACACGTCACCGGCAAAATAAGAGAATTAAGGGTTGATTTTGCCAGAAACAGACACAGAATCTTCTATTTTACTTTTGTGGGAAAGAAAATTATTTTATTACACGCTTTTTTAAAGAAAACAAATAAAGCGCCTTTATCGGAAATAAAAAGGGCGGTTGAAAATTATAAGGATGTTATAAGCAATCCCAATCTATATGAATAA
- the ligA gene encoding NAD-dependent DNA ligase LigA, with translation MDKKQAKIRIEKLKTEVERHRYLYHVLDKQEISDSALDSLKHELSELEGKFPDLITPDSPTQRVGGKPLPFFKKVGHHVPMLSLQDVFTAEEFEAWLARISKIVPNEKLDFLGELKIDGFAVSLTYKKGVLNIGATRGDGKTGEDVTENIKTIQAIPLKLRELKESEIKRLGLDSNEVLKLISAGDIEIRGEVFMTKSVFEKINQEQKKLGLSEYANPRNTAAGTVRQLDPAIVAKRRLDFLAYDLVTDLGQTEHSQKHSLLKLLGFKTDSEARELKNIDDVTNFWNEIYKKREKMAWEIDGLVISVNNNQIFSKLGVVGKAPRGAVAFKFPGKEATTKVLDIIIQVGRTGVLTPVAVLDSVDINGVNVTRATLHNEDEIKRLDIRIGDTVIVQRAGDVIPDVVNVLKKLRPKNSKEFYFPRKCPVCSGEIKRLAGEATRKCINKKCPAQHREGLYHFVSKKAFNMVGLGSEIVDKLVDEGLVKDSSDIFKLESKDLLGLEGFAEISADKLVASIQKSKKISLARFIYALGIIHVGEETANLLAVYFNSIENLTLASEEDLKKVPGVGEKAAASIKAWFENKENRQLITKLLRCQITVLSPPKISKKLAGKTFVLTGTLETLSRDSAKEKIRLMGGDVSSSVSKETDYVIAGENAGSKFDKAEKLGVKIISEREFLNMVG, from the coding sequence ATGGACAAAAAACAAGCCAAAATTAGGATAGAAAAACTTAAAACGGAGGTAGAACGCCACCGCTATCTTTATCATGTTTTAGATAAACAAGAAATTTCCGATTCAGCTCTAGATAGCTTAAAGCATGAACTTTCCGAGTTAGAGGGCAAATTCCCAGATTTAATAACTCCAGATTCTCCCACACAGCGTGTGGGGGGCAAGCCTTTGCCGTTTTTTAAAAAAGTAGGCCACCACGTCCCTATGCTTTCCTTGCAAGATGTTTTTACTGCCGAAGAATTTGAAGCGTGGCTCGCCAGAATTTCAAAAATTGTGCCAAACGAGAAATTAGATTTTTTGGGCGAACTTAAAATAGATGGTTTTGCCGTGTCTTTAACCTATAAAAAAGGAGTTTTAAATATTGGCGCCACACGCGGCGATGGTAAAACAGGCGAAGATGTTACCGAAAATATAAAAACAATACAAGCCATACCTTTAAAATTGCGCGAGTTAAAAGAATCGGAAATAAAAAGACTTGGGCTAGATTCTAACGAAGTTTTAAAGTTAATTTCAGCGGGCGATATTGAAATACGCGGTGAAGTTTTTATGACAAAATCCGTTTTTGAGAAAATTAACCAAGAACAAAAAAAGCTGGGTCTTTCGGAATACGCCAATCCTAGAAACACTGCGGCCGGCACGGTTCGCCAGCTGGATCCAGCTATTGTAGCTAAACGCAGACTAGATTTTTTGGCTTATGATTTGGTAACAGATCTTGGTCAAACTGAACACAGCCAAAAACATTCACTTTTAAAACTTTTAGGATTTAAGACAGACTCCGAAGCTAGGGAACTTAAAAATATAGATGACGTTACAAATTTTTGGAACGAGATTTATAAAAAACGCGAAAAGATGGCTTGGGAGATAGATGGGCTTGTTATTTCGGTTAACAATAATCAAATTTTTTCTAAATTAGGCGTGGTAGGTAAAGCTCCGCGCGGAGCTGTGGCTTTTAAATTTCCGGGCAAGGAAGCCACGACAAAAGTTTTAGATATTATTATACAAGTTGGCCGCACCGGAGTTTTAACGCCGGTGGCAGTTTTAGATTCGGTAGATATTAACGGTGTAAATGTGACTAGAGCCACGCTTCATAACGAAGATGAAATAAAAAGATTAGATATTAGAATAGGCGATACGGTTATTGTGCAACGCGCGGGGGATGTTATTCCGGACGTAGTTAATGTTTTAAAAAAATTACGCCCAAAAAATTCTAAAGAATTTTATTTTCCTAGAAAATGTCCGGTATGTAGTGGCGAAATTAAGCGTCTCGCGGGTGAAGCTACGCGTAAATGCATAAATAAAAAATGTCCCGCTCAACACAGAGAAGGCTTGTATCACTTTGTTTCTAAAAAAGCTTTTAATATGGTGGGCTTGGGTAGCGAGATTGTAGATAAGCTGGTGGATGAGGGCTTGGTTAAAGATTCCAGCGATATTTTTAAATTAGAATCAAAAGATCTTTTAGGTTTGGAAGGTTTTGCCGAAATCTCGGCTGATAAACTAGTAGCTTCTATACAAAAATCTAAAAAAATATCTTTAGCTAGGTTTATATATGCTTTGGGTATAATTCACGTAGGTGAGGAGACAGCGAATTTACTCGCAGTATATTTTAATAGTATCGAAAATTTAACCCTAGCTAGTGAGGAAGACTTAAAAAAAGTTCCGGGCGTGGGCGAGAAAGCTGCGGCCAGCATTAAAGCTTGGTTTGAAAACAAAGAAAATAGGCAACTAATTACCAAGTTGCTTAGGTGCCAAATTACTGTTTTGTCTCCGCCTAAAATCTCCAAAAAATTAGCGGGTAAAACTTTTGTTTTAACCGGTACATTGGAAACTTTGTCGCGCGATTCTGCCAAAGAAAAAATCCGCCTAATGGGCGGAGATGTATCATCGTCAGTTTCCAAAGAAACCGATTACGTTATTGCCGGCGAAAATGCAGGGTCTAAATTTGATAAAGCAGAGAAGCTTGGTGTAAAAATAATTTCCGAGCGTGAGTTTTTAAACATGGTCGGTTGA
- a CDS encoding prepilin-type N-terminal cleavage/methylation domain-containing protein — translation MIGNKKKLEIRNWKLEIKEGFTLIELIVAMAVFSTVVTIVSSIFVSTVGSQRKNVNQQEVLENARYVLEIMARAIRQSTIQTADGTSSVLAINHPTKGLVTYQLDSSQIKESTGVNPSLALSSSEVSIEKLDFIIKGKGASDFKQPRVTIIISIKNTEVGVSTASSINLQTTVTPRNLEAL, via the coding sequence ATGATTGGAAATAAGAAAAAATTAGAAATTAGAAATTGGAAATTAGAAATTAAAGAGGGCTTCACCCTCATAGAGTTAATTGTGGCTATGGCGGTTTTTTCTACGGTAGTAACTATAGTCAGTTCTATTTTTGTAAGCACGGTGGGCTCGCAAAGAAAAAATGTCAATCAGCAGGAAGTTTTAGAAAACGCGCGTTATGTTTTAGAAATAATGGCGCGGGCCATAAGGCAAAGCACAATTCAAACCGCCGACGGCACAAGTTCCGTTTTGGCTATTAATCACCCAACCAAGGGTCTTGTGACTTACCAACTTGATAGTAGCCAAATAAAAGAAAGCACGGGCGTTAACCCTTCTCTGGCCCTAAGTTCAAGCGAAGTCTCTATAGAGAAATTGGATTTTATTATAAAGGGCAAGGGCGCATCTGATTTTAAACAGCCCAGGGTTACGATAATTATTTCTATAAAAAATACAGAAGTTGGTGTTAGTACAGCGAGTTCAATAAATTTACAAACAACTGTTACCCCGCGTAATTTGGAAGCTCTCTAA
- a CDS encoding type II secretion system protein: protein MNRNFKTSGFSLVEAIVAIGVISVGFVGSLVLISKSSAQASVLKDRVVAAHLAAEGVEVVRNIRDTNYLKGSPWLTDIPDTLSGIVDYNSISVDASDSSEARKCLNWSGSTYKHAVSPAYVCNTSFKSHLEITTKMETISGNNVSYLEIKSIVDWKEKNLNQSTMVIEHLYDWK, encoded by the coding sequence ATGAACAGGAATTTCAAAACAAGTGGTTTTTCTCTGGTCGAGGCTATTGTGGCTATTGGTGTAATTTCTGTTGGCTTTGTGGGGTCTTTGGTTTTGATTTCCAAAAGTTCGGCGCAAGCCTCGGTTTTAAAAGATCGCGTGGTGGCAGCTCATTTGGCCGCCGAAGGTGTTGAAGTTGTTCGTAATATTAGGGATACAAATTATTTAAAGGGCTCGCCCTGGTTAACCGATATCCCAGATACATTGTCGGGCATAGTTGATTACAATAGTATATCGGTTGATGCTTCTGATAGTAGTGAGGCTAGAAAATGTTTAAACTGGAGCGGTAGTACATACAAACACGCGGTGTCGCCAGCCTATGTTTGCAATACTTCTTTTAAAAGTCATTTAGAAATTACAACAAAAATGGAAACCATTTCTGGAAACAATGTAAGTTATTTGGAGATAAAAAGCATTGTGGACTGGAAAGAGAAAAATTTAAATCAAAGTACAATGGTTATAGAGCATCTATATGATTGGAAATAA
- a CDS encoding prepilin-type N-terminal cleavage/methylation domain-containing protein yields the protein MNFKTSGFTLIELIIIIGIVGFLSAMVITGGNKGADQRKIILETRRLAEEIRKVQNMALSSIAQDCGVLGNKVVPSGIILSTALPDRYRLVADCDENKAYNAGSDILLSTVILSASQISLVSPASPLEIFFIPPLPVTAINTSELDLASATITLCGIKDITLCKYIYINSKGSVSVE from the coding sequence ATGAATTTCAAAACAAGCGGTTTCACCTTGATTGAGTTAATTATAATTATAGGTATAGTTGGTTTTTTGTCGGCTATGGTAATTACCGGAGGCAATAAAGGAGCGGATCAGCGAAAAATTATCTTAGAGACTAGGCGTTTGGCCGAGGAAATAAGAAAAGTTCAGAATATGGCTTTATCGTCTATTGCACAAGATTGTGGGGTCTTGGGTAATAAAGTTGTGCCTTCTGGTATAATTTTAAGTACAGCCTTGCCGGATAGATATCGTTTGGTGGCCGATTGTGACGAAAATAAAGCTTATAATGCAGGTTCCGACATATTGCTTTCAACCGTTATTTTATCGGCTAGCCAAATAAGCTTGGTTAGCCCGGCTAGCCCCTTAGAAATATTTTTTATTCCGCCCCTACCTGTAACTGCCATAAACACAAGCGAACTTGATTTGGCCAGTGCCACCATAACTCTTTGCGGTATAAAAGATATTACGCTTTGCAAATATATTTATATAAATTCAAAAGGATCAGTCAGCGTAGAGTAA
- a CDS encoding prepilin peptidase has protein sequence MIKLYALVLGLIGGSFINALLWRIPRNKNISFERSECVKCGHKLGFLDLIPVLSFIFLLGKCRYCNKKISWQYPLIELVSGLGLYFLASKFNGAEFIWLAGIFLLSVFIFVYDLKNLIILNGSIFLGAIWVVFGLWFFQVENFENNILMALVIFSFFFAQYFLSKGKWVGGGDAKLGLFLGLWLGWPVGLIGLLFAYILGSAVGIPLLIFRLVNLKSKIPFGPFLITGAWVAYLWGDAVLRWYEKLLLVWF, from the coding sequence ATGATAAAGTTGTATGCTCTGGTTCTTGGTTTGATTGGAGGCAGTTTTATAAATGCTCTGCTTTGGCGAATTCCCAGAAATAAGAATATTTCTTTTGAAAGATCGGAATGTGTTAAGTGCGGGCATAAGTTGGGTTTTCTAGATTTGATTCCGGTTTTAAGTTTTATCTTTTTATTGGGCAAATGCCGTTATTGTAATAAAAAGATAAGTTGGCAGTATCCGTTAATAGAATTGGTTTCTGGTTTAGGCTTATATTTTTTAGCTTCAAAATTTAATGGCGCGGAATTTATTTGGCTTGCTGGAATATTTTTATTGTCAGTCTTTATATTTGTTTACGATCTTAAAAATTTAATAATTTTAAATGGATCTATCTTTTTAGGTGCAATATGGGTTGTTTTTGGCTTATGGTTTTTTCAAGTAGAGAATTTTGAAAATAATATATTGATGGCGCTGGTTATATTTTCCTTTTTCTTTGCGCAATATTTTCTTTCAAAAGGGAAATGGGTCGGCGGCGGGGATGCCAAATTGGGTTTATTTTTGGGTTTATGGCTGGGCTGGCCAGTGGGTTTAATTGGGCTTTTGTTTGCTTATATCTTGGGTTCGGCCGTAGGCATACCTCTTTTAATATTTCGCTTGGTTAATTTAAAAAGTAAAATTCCATTTGGCCCATTTTTAATAACTGGAGCTTGGGTAGCGTATTTGTGGGGAGACGCGGTTTTAAGGTGGTACGAGAAACTATTGTTGGTATGGTTTTAA
- a CDS encoding CARDB domain-containing protein, translating to MKKALLLLFVSLFLFVPVSVFADPIGTDDPSLGWIYNLTPFELYQLVKTYQLGGSSMHPNAVTYNQAYKWMKDRASVWTGGEPWDPYSTTANTNNQWGGFGQAAEQDFNRWKSQPFGRQEKDLSYTDQPRSSDWGRPWNPESEMGKRSRARGKVVAVSSFANLTLTNPVLSPSKPAYLKSEQVRVSAVIRNTDKGDSGSYIIVIRNKNNGSILGRQIMNGLKPSQSVNFSYTLRSLNGSNAGQNNLEIVVDPDNDIIESKEDDNSTNVSLNIILPKPADLVINSITLSPRKSAYTKADSRVNVRATIRNLGETESGSYVVIVRNKNDNSVIAELPQSNLKPKKVLNFAYTMPNFNWSVEGDNTIEVLVDTTNMVNESNETNNSAAVLFKIKPSQATPSKKVIFLDNNKSGTAGVFNFFDMSFQKIFNIFK from the coding sequence ATGAAAAAAGCACTTCTCCTTTTGTTTGTTAGTTTGTTTTTATTTGTACCCGTATCTGTTTTTGCCGATCCGATAGGTACAGACGATCCCTCTTTGGGTTGGATTTATAATTTAACGCCGTTTGAATTATATCAGTTAGTAAAGACATATCAGTTGGGGGGATCAAGTATGCATCCAAACGCAGTAACTTATAATCAGGCATATAAGTGGATGAAGGACAGGGCTTCGGTGTGGACGGGGGGGGAACCTTGGGATCCTTATTCTACTACGGCTAATACAAATAACCAGTGGGGGGGATTTGGTCAAGCGGCCGAGCAAGATTTTAACAGATGGAAATCTCAGCCATTTGGCCGACAAGAAAAAGATCTTTCTTATACAGATCAACCTCGATCTTCCGATTGGGGCAGGCCTTGGAATCCAGAATCTGAAATGGGCAAGAGAAGCAGGGCTAGAGGAAAAGTTGTTGCTGTCTCCAGCTTTGCCAACCTTACTCTTACTAACCCCGTCCTTTCTCCTAGTAAACCTGCATATTTAAAATCAGAACAAGTTAGGGTCAGTGCTGTCATAAGGAATACTGATAAAGGAGATTCAGGTAGCTATATAATAGTTATTAGGAATAAAAATAACGGTTCTATTTTGGGGCGACAGATTATGAATGGTCTTAAGCCTAGTCAATCTGTTAATTTTTCTTATACTCTTAGGAGTCTAAACGGGTCTAATGCAGGCCAAAATAACTTAGAAATTGTAGTGGATCCAGACAACGATATTATTGAATCCAAGGAAGATGATAATTCAACTAACGTCTCTTTGAATATAATTTTGCCTAAACCAGCTGATTTAGTTATCAATAGTATTACATTATCTCCTCGAAAAAGTGCTTATACCAAAGCCGATAGCAGAGTTAACGTCAGGGCTACGATTAGAAATTTAGGTGAAACTGAATCGGGTAGTTATGTTGTAATTGTAAGAAATAAAAATGATAATTCGGTAATAGCTGAATTACCACAAAGCAATTTAAAACCTAAGAAGGTTTTAAATTTTGCTTATACTATGCCCAATTTCAATTGGTCAGTAGAGGGGGACAATACGATAGAAGTTTTAGTGGACACAACCAATATGGTTAATGAATCAAATGAGACTAATAATTCTGCAGCTGTTTTGTTTAAAATAAAACCTAGCCAAGCTACGCCAAGTAAAAAAGTAATTTTTTTGGACAATAACAAATCTGGAACAGCGGGAGTATTCAACTTTTTTGATATGTCATTTCAAAAAATATTTAATATTTTTAAATAA
- a CDS encoding prepilin-type N-terminal cleavage/methylation domain-containing protein: MNRRDTNTRIHSNDANRNSCGRFRVAVAQRAQARYSRAGFTLVELLVVITIIGILATVVLVSLNSARAKARDAKRLGDVRQIALALEFCYNDIGKYLSASTFPAVATPMACGGTTYITNMPADSSGNSYTYAVDNDSNPQKYVIASLLETPNSALNTDRDGTVYGIDCEDFVYCLSP; this comes from the coding sequence ATGAACAGACGCGACACCAATACGCGAATACACTCGAATGACGCGAATAGAAATTCGTGTGGGCGCTTTCGTGTTGCCGTAGCCCAAAGGGCGCAGGCGCGCTATTCGCGTGCTGGGTTTACTTTGGTGGAACTTTTGGTGGTTATAACCATTATTGGTATTTTAGCCACAGTGGTTTTGGTTTCGTTAAATTCGGCTAGAGCCAAAGCCAGAGATGCTAAAAGATTGGGCGATGTCAGGCAAATAGCCTTAGCTTTAGAGTTTTGCTATAACGATATAGGCAAATATCTGTCGGCCTCTACTTTTCCAGCGGTAGCTACCCCAATGGCTTGTGGCGGCACTACCTATATTACAAATATGCCGGCCGATTCTTCGGGTAATAGCTACACTTATGCGGTAGATAACGATTCCAACCCTCAAAAATACGTTATTGCTTCTTTGTTAGAAACGCCAAATTCAGCTTTAAATACAGATAGGGACGGCACGGTTTATGGCATTGATTGCGAAGACTTTGTTTATTGTTTATCGCCATAG
- a CDS encoding type II secretion system protein produces the protein MKLNKGLGFTLVELLVVIAIIGILASVVLVSLNSARSKARDARRIADLHQLSLALESYYDSNQGHDGAAADTGQDYPAISSTVLDSLTLLVTGGFVSAVPKDPQSAAVYSYAALGSGDSCSSYHLGSTLENAGNTAFSSDADAAAGTACTGSPADFAGTDPIYDVKP, from the coding sequence ATGAAGTTAAATAAAGGTTTAGGTTTCACTTTGGTCGAGTTGTTGGTTGTTATCGCCATTATTGGTATTTTGGCTTCGGTGGTTTTGGTTTCGTTAAACAGCGCTCGGTCCAAGGCTAGGGATGCTAGAAGAATTGCCGATTTGCACCAACTTTCTTTGGCTTTAGAAAGCTATTACGATTCTAACCAAGGCCATGACGGCGCTGCCGCCGATACGGGCCAAGATTACCCAGCTATTAGTAGCACAGTTCTTGATTCATTAACTCTTCTGGTTACCGGAGGTTTTGTTAGTGCTGTGCCAAAAGATCCTCAAAGCGCCGCTGTTTATTCTTACGCAGCTTTGGGTTCGGGCGATTCTTGTTCTAGCTATCATTTAGGTTCTACCTTAGAGAATGCTGGTAACACTGCTTTTAGTAGCGATGCTGATGCTGCAGCTGGTACTGCTTGTACTGGTAGCCCTGCGGACTTTGCTGGAACCGATCCTATTTACGACGTAAAGCCCTAG
- a CDS encoding type II secretion system F family protein, translated as MKFNYQARTAQGAIQTGVVEAPNKDVALETLHRYGLVILEIIEEKKGFALSLSGELPFFNKVKNQDLVIFSRQLAVLFDAQVPLVQALRTLSEQSAPALKKIIKEVASDVDSGTAFSQSLEKFPKVFSFFYVSVVKAGEVSGRLQEVLNYLADHEERSYDLNKKVKGALTYPIFVVASLVIVGAVMMIFVIPQLTGVLLESGQELPVITRAIIGLSDFMRNYWWLALLILSGLGVGTWYTLQTKKGQDTWDKIKLHLPIFGGIFRKIYLARFSENLGTLIKGGIPIIQSLTITADVVGNFVFKTIILKAREEVRKGNTINSVFSAEKDIPPLVSQMIMIGEQTGKLDVLLTKIATFFQKDVDNIMENLTSLIQPLLILILGIAAGVLVAAILLPIYNLSSSL; from the coding sequence ATGAAGTTCAATTATCAAGCCAGAACAGCCCAAGGAGCTATTCAAACCGGTGTGGTAGAAGCTCCCAATAAAGACGTAGCTTTAGAAACCTTGCATCGCTATGGGTTGGTTATTTTGGAAATCATCGAAGAAAAAAAAGGCTTCGCTTTAAGTTTAAGCGGTGAGTTGCCTTTTTTTAATAAAGTAAAAAATCAGGACCTCGTAATTTTTTCTAGACAACTTGCTGTTCTTTTTGATGCGCAGGTGCCTTTGGTTCAGGCTTTACGAACATTGTCGGAACAGTCTGCGCCGGCTTTAAAAAAAATAATTAAAGAAGTAGCTTCCGATGTTGATTCTGGCACTGCTTTTTCTCAATCTCTGGAAAAATTTCCTAAAGTTTTTTCTTTTTTTTATGTTTCGGTGGTGAAAGCCGGAGAAGTTTCGGGCAGATTGCAAGAGGTTCTTAATTATTTGGCGGATCACGAAGAAAGATCTTACGACTTAAACAAAAAAGTTAAAGGCGCGCTAACCTATCCAATTTTTGTTGTGGCCTCTTTGGTTATTGTGGGAGCTGTTATGATGATTTTTGTTATTCCTCAACTTACCGGAGTTTTGCTGGAATCAGGTCAAGAGTTACCTGTTATAACAAGAGCCATAATAGGCCTAAGCGATTTTATGAGAAATTATTGGTGGCTGGCACTTTTAATATTGAGCGGGCTGGGCGTAGGCACTTGGTATACGCTTCAAACAAAAAAAGGCCAGGACACTTGGGATAAAATTAAGTTGCATTTGCCAATCTTTGGGGGAATATTTAGGAAAATTTATTTAGCCAGGTTTTCAGAAAACTTAGGCACGCTAATTAAAGGGGGTATTCCCATAATTCAGTCTTTAACTATAACCGCGGACGTAGTGGGAAATTTTGTTTTTAAAACTATAATATTAAAAGCTAGGGAAGAAGTAAGGAAGGGTAACACTATAAATTCTGTTTTTTCTGCAGAGAAAGATATACCGCCCCTAGTTTCTCAAATGATTATGATAGGCGAACAGACAGGCAAGTTAGACGTTTTACTCACCAAAATAGCTACTTTTTTCCAAAAAGATGTGGATAACATAATGGAAAACCTAACCTCGCTTATTCAGCCGCTTTTAATATTGATTTTGGGTATTGCCGCAGGGGTTTTAGTTGCAGCTATTTTACTTCCGATATATAATCTAAGCAGTAGCCTGTAG